A region of Natribaculum luteum DNA encodes the following proteins:
- a CDS encoding formyltransferase family protein has product MRYLFRRSRDWGAWLPVWAVTELSRTIRGPPSHDEPRHFSTIDALANADVVRCSPTWEDEIWRSIPDPVVDRIADEADVAVRFGFGLLMGRILDAPDCGVLSFHFGDIREYRGRIGPLWEFIHGEGSVGVTLQQLTGQIDGGRIVAIDHVPLHDHDTYGAIKRRQRTSAMSELLIDGLTNLNNPDFEPTVPDSLGTYRSAPSALEVLAFLRKNGANAVRRELSVL; this is encoded by the coding sequence ATGCGTTACCTGTTTCGCCGGAGCCGAGACTGGGGAGCGTGGCTTCCAGTGTGGGCCGTCACGGAACTCTCGAGGACGATACGCGGTCCACCCTCCCACGACGAACCCCGTCACTTCTCGACGATCGACGCACTCGCGAACGCGGACGTGGTGCGATGTTCGCCCACCTGGGAGGACGAGATCTGGCGGTCGATCCCCGATCCGGTCGTCGACAGGATCGCGGACGAGGCAGACGTCGCAGTTCGGTTCGGATTCGGGCTCCTCATGGGTCGGATCCTCGACGCCCCAGACTGTGGCGTTCTCTCTTTCCACTTCGGCGATATTCGAGAATATAGGGGACGAATCGGTCCTCTCTGGGAGTTTATCCACGGCGAGGGTTCGGTCGGCGTGACTCTCCAGCAACTCACCGGCCAAATCGACGGGGGCCGGATCGTCGCCATCGATCACGTTCCCCTTCACGACCACGACACGTACGGCGCGATCAAACGCCGACAACGCACCTCCGCAATGAGCGAACTACTGATCGACGGACTGACGAACCTGAACAACCCCGACTTCGAACCGACTGTTCCGGACTCCCTGGGTACATACCGATCCGCGCCCAGCGCGCTCGAAGTTCTCGCGTTCCTTCGAAAAAACGGCGCTAACGCGGTTCGACGAGAACTCTCCGTGCTCTGA
- a CDS encoding alkaline phosphatase family protein, with product MSGSTSPSGRAFVLGFDGVPWRLIERWSDDGKLPNFARMREEGAAGPLESTRPATTALAWPSIATGVWPDKHGIYSFQKLSSEYSHRMYTSRDCKQPQLWDQLSPSLVGNVPMTYPPSEIDGTMVTGMMTPSTDQEFTYPPEVADEIEQQIPDYQISLNYPEYADRLDEFQVAVDGMLAKRRELMRLLMDREDDWQLFFFVFTAPDRFQHLVWDEQPLLEHYQALDDVLGEVIEYTDERDADLYVVSDHGFGPIETLVYTNHFLEREGYLTQRENEGARGALASLGISRDAVVRALNAVGISEEMLVSVLPRQLVDSVAAQVPGDHALYDVDYDRTVAFAHGAGGIYVNDSARFENGIVSPDDVPEIKSELVDLFESVTDPATGERILHVFDGDELFPTDEESPDLVVNGRDEYETRITITDEPFGDTGTYVASHRSEGIVLCRGPSIDAGSELRGARVVDVAPTLLHGIGEPVPSNADGRVLFDAFRDDSRPATSRVDRIDVAELAGKTTAADASDDDFSDVQDRLKGLGYME from the coding sequence ATGAGCGGATCTACTTCCCCCTCCGGACGAGCGTTCGTGCTCGGGTTCGACGGCGTGCCGTGGAGACTCATCGAGCGATGGAGCGACGACGGAAAACTCCCAAACTTCGCGCGGATGCGAGAGGAGGGGGCTGCCGGTCCACTCGAGAGCACGCGACCGGCGACGACAGCGCTCGCGTGGCCGTCGATCGCGACGGGTGTCTGGCCTGACAAACACGGTATCTACAGTTTCCAGAAACTCTCCAGTGAGTACTCTCATCGAATGTACACCAGCCGCGACTGCAAACAGCCGCAGCTCTGGGACCAGCTGTCGCCCTCCCTCGTCGGCAACGTCCCGATGACCTACCCGCCAAGCGAGATCGACGGGACCATGGTCACGGGCATGATGACGCCCTCGACCGACCAGGAGTTCACGTACCCGCCGGAGGTCGCCGACGAAATCGAACAGCAAATTCCCGACTACCAGATCAGCCTCAACTACCCCGAGTACGCGGATCGACTCGACGAGTTCCAGGTCGCAGTCGACGGGATGCTCGCGAAACGTCGCGAACTGATGCGTCTGTTGATGGACCGGGAAGACGACTGGCAGCTGTTTTTCTTCGTCTTCACCGCGCCGGATCGCTTCCAGCACCTCGTCTGGGACGAGCAGCCGCTGCTCGAGCATTACCAGGCTTTAGACGACGTTCTCGGCGAAGTGATCGAGTACACGGACGAGCGCGACGCCGACCTCTACGTCGTCTCCGACCACGGCTTCGGGCCGATCGAGACGCTCGTGTACACCAATCACTTCCTCGAGCGGGAAGGGTACCTGACACAGCGCGAAAACGAGGGCGCACGCGGCGCGCTCGCGAGTCTCGGCATCTCCAGAGACGCCGTCGTGCGTGCGCTGAACGCCGTGGGGATCTCGGAGGAGATGCTCGTCTCCGTGTTGCCACGACAGCTGGTCGACTCGGTCGCAGCCCAGGTTCCGGGCGACCACGCTCTCTACGACGTCGACTACGACCGGACGGTCGCGTTCGCCCACGGCGCCGGTGGCATCTACGTCAACGACAGCGCCCGGTTCGAAAACGGCATCGTCTCGCCCGACGACGTCCCGGAGATCAAGTCGGAACTCGTCGACCTGTTCGAGTCCGTGACCGACCCGGCCACCGGTGAGCGAATCCTGCACGTCTTCGACGGCGACGAACTGTTCCCGACCGACGAGGAGTCACCCGACCTCGTCGTCAACGGACGCGACGAGTACGAGACGCGAATCACGATCACCGACGAACCGTTCGGCGACACGGGAACGTACGTGGCGAGCCATCGCAGCGAGGGGATCGTCCTCTGCCGTGGTCCCTCGATCGACGCCGGAAGCGAACTTCGGGGCGCACGCGTCGTCGACGTCGCACCCACGCTGTTACACGGTATCGGCGAACCCGTCCCCTCGAACGCCGACGGACGCGTCCTGTTCGACGCCTTCCGCGACGACTCGAGGCCCGCGACCTCGAGAGTCGACCGCATCGACGTCGCGGAACTCGCCGGAAAGACGACGGCAGCAGACGCGAGCGACGACGACTTCTCCGACGTTCAGGATCGGCTGAAAGGGCTCGGGTACATGGAGTGA
- a CDS encoding polysaccharide deacetylase family protein: MGSVVISLDAELGWGFHDFETLPADRVESGRRGWTTMIDLLEDVDVPATWAIVGHLMLETCDGEHAGHPAPDGWFDRERTTWRDRGDLRFGPDLVRAVLDSDVDHELACHSFSHVLFGDPATSRELAHAELERCHEIADEWGLSLESFVYPRNDVGHRAVLAEQGFTAYRGKSPTSDGVRGVLETTMRDRSLLVQPTVDEYGLVNVPASLFLFGFEGPVRTVAESVWADPMVAMVRRGVDQAVEDDGVFHVWLHPNNLTSERDDERMRAILEYIDRRRRETTLTVETIGDVRRRVRTASSVTNGSRPQSHLTMD, from the coding sequence GTGGGTAGCGTAGTCATCTCGCTCGACGCCGAACTCGGCTGGGGGTTTCACGATTTCGAGACGCTGCCAGCCGACCGCGTCGAGAGCGGCCGTCGCGGCTGGACGACGATGATCGACCTCCTCGAGGACGTCGACGTGCCGGCGACGTGGGCCATCGTCGGTCACCTCATGCTCGAGACCTGCGACGGCGAACACGCGGGCCACCCCGCGCCGGACGGCTGGTTCGACCGCGAACGGACGACGTGGCGAGACAGGGGGGACCTCCGGTTCGGTCCCGACCTCGTCCGCGCAGTGCTCGACTCAGACGTCGATCATGAACTCGCCTGTCACTCGTTTTCCCACGTCCTGTTCGGCGATCCGGCCACCTCGCGCGAACTCGCTCACGCCGAACTCGAGCGCTGTCACGAGATCGCCGACGAGTGGGGGCTCTCGCTCGAGTCGTTCGTCTACCCGCGAAACGACGTCGGCCACAGAGCGGTCCTGGCCGAACAGGGCTTTACCGCCTATCGCGGGAAATCGCCGACGTCGGACGGCGTTCGTGGCGTACTCGAGACGACGATGCGCGACCGATCACTGCTCGTCCAGCCGACGGTCGACGAGTACGGGCTGGTGAACGTGCCGGCCTCGCTGTTCCTGTTCGGATTCGAGGGCCCGGTCCGAACCGTCGCCGAGTCCGTCTGGGCGGACCCGATGGTCGCGATGGTGCGCCGTGGCGTCGACCAGGCGGTCGAGGACGACGGCGTCTTCCACGTGTGGCTCCACCCGAACAACCTCACGAGCGAACGCGACGACGAGCGGATGCGAGCGATCCTCGAGTACATCGATCGGCGGCGACGCGAGACGACGCTGACCGTCGAGACGATCGGCGACGTCCGCCGTCGCGTCCGGACCGCCTCGAGTGTGACCAACGGATCTAGACCCCAATCACACCTGACGATGGATTAG
- a CDS encoding peroxiredoxin has product MSEQAADDQDGSAGMPLLGDRFPELEAETTHGTKSLPDDYEGEWFVLFSHPGDFTPVCTTEFVAFEQRREEFEELDAKLIGLSVDRVHSHIKWTEWIDEELDEDVGFPIIADESGDVAEALGMIHPGQGTSTVRSVFIVDPEGNLRLILYYPMEIGRNIDEILRSLEALQTSDEEGVALPANWPENENFGDKALLSPPSNVADADARLEEAEEEGYEAYDWWFTLKDL; this is encoded by the coding sequence ATGTCCGAACAAGCCGCTGACGACCAGGATGGATCGGCCGGAATGCCACTGCTCGGGGACCGGTTCCCCGAACTCGAAGCGGAAACGACCCACGGGACGAAGTCGCTGCCCGACGACTACGAGGGCGAGTGGTTCGTCCTGTTCAGCCACCCGGGTGACTTCACGCCGGTCTGCACTACTGAATTCGTCGCGTTCGAGCAGCGCCGCGAGGAGTTCGAGGAACTCGACGCCAAACTGATCGGCCTGTCGGTCGACCGCGTCCACTCGCACATCAAGTGGACCGAGTGGATCGACGAGGAACTCGACGAAGACGTCGGCTTCCCGATCATCGCTGACGAGAGCGGCGACGTCGCCGAAGCGCTCGGTATGATCCACCCCGGCCAGGGTACCTCGACGGTACGCTCTGTGTTCATCGTCGACCCCGAGGGCAACCTTCGACTCATACTCTACTACCCGATGGAGATCGGCCGCAACATCGACGAAATCCTGCGCTCGCTCGAGGCACTCCAGACCTCCGACGAGGAGGGCGTCGCCCTGCCGGCCAACTGGCCAGAAAACGAGAACTTCGGCGACAAGGCACTGCTCTCGCCACCCTCCAACGTCGCCGACGCCGACGCCCGACTCGAGGAGGCCGAAGAAGAGGGTTACGAGGCCTACGACTGGTGGTTCACGCTAAAGGACCTCTGA
- a CDS encoding DUF1641 domain-containing protein: MAQKDEAIDEPGSTALEEADLDELARTLEQNEEELAELLEQLAVVQQLSADLAPELQKTAQENREPIREVRVALEREETLVLLQRVGENAETLTELLETLEVVDDLVDDLVPELQTVVYENRETVERLRFALEREELIVLLERLGENADTFVELVELLDVTHDLAEDVVPELTDVATENREPIRNLRMVIAGITDGYAGSEIDCYDLGQNLGHMLALGQRLGDPELIDAVDSGLGAFTEEEPPKKVGLFGLLGALFDDDVRQGLGILVEFLRRMGASKSE; the protein is encoded by the coding sequence ATGGCCCAAAAAGACGAAGCGATCGACGAACCCGGGAGCACGGCACTCGAGGAGGCAGACCTCGACGAGCTCGCCCGGACGCTCGAGCAAAACGAGGAAGAGCTCGCCGAACTGCTGGAACAGCTGGCTGTCGTCCAGCAGCTGTCGGCCGATCTCGCGCCGGAGCTACAGAAGACCGCCCAGGAGAATCGCGAACCGATCCGCGAGGTTCGGGTCGCACTCGAGCGCGAGGAGACGCTCGTGCTCCTCCAGCGCGTCGGCGAGAACGCCGAGACGCTCACGGAGTTGCTCGAGACTCTCGAGGTGGTCGACGACCTCGTCGACGACCTGGTTCCGGAGCTCCAGACCGTCGTCTACGAGAACCGCGAGACGGTCGAACGGCTCCGGTTCGCACTCGAGCGCGAGGAACTGATCGTCCTGCTCGAGCGACTCGGCGAGAACGCCGACACGTTCGTCGAGCTGGTCGAGCTGCTCGACGTGACACACGACCTCGCGGAGGACGTCGTCCCCGAACTGACCGACGTCGCGACCGAGAACCGCGAGCCGATCCGGAACCTCCGGATGGTCATCGCGGGCATTACCGACGGGTACGCGGGCTCCGAGATCGATTGTTACGACCTCGGGCAGAACCTCGGTCACATGCTCGCGCTGGGTCAGCGACTCGGCGATCCCGAACTCATCGACGCCGTCGACTCGGGTCTCGGTGCATTCACCGAGGAGGAACCGCCGAAGAAAGTCGGCCTGTTCGGACTGCTCGGCGCGCTCTTCGACGACGACGTCCGGCAAGGACTCGGCATCCTCGTAGAGTTCCTCCGGCGGATGGGTGCGTCGAAGTCGGAGTAA
- a CDS encoding NAD(P)/FAD-dependent oxidoreductase, whose product MYKYQVYMDNIVVLGAGSGGAMTANILRRKLDRDEAHVTIVDKSTKHFYQPSFYLVPFGYLDPDQSRDVRDIMHSDVEFVHDAVAGVDPDAQTVELEETDDLEYDYLVVATGHRLAPDATPGMVEAWEGPDHVYPFYHYEAALEMKEGLEEFDGGTFVVTQPNTPIKCPGAPLKMTMLADDYFRRRGIRDDVEVIMTRNAEHHFGVQPYREKLYELWDERDIQFEANFSVEEIDPDAGVIHAADGREIDYDFYAPVSPQFGQEAITENSPLTEGDDENDGQYVTIDQYTLQHTEYDDVFALGDCENAPHSKTAAAARKEAHIVSKNLVSAMNDEPLRAEYSGYAACPLLTEKGKAMMAEFDYEDSISAPVNSKLNWILDVNILPSVYWDAWMRGYDPLP is encoded by the coding sequence ATGTACAAGTACCAGGTGTACATGGACAACATAGTAGTATTAGGTGCCGGATCCGGCGGCGCCATGACGGCGAACATCCTGCGTCGAAAACTCGACCGTGACGAGGCCCACGTCACGATCGTCGACAAAAGTACCAAGCACTTCTACCAGCCGTCGTTTTACCTCGTCCCGTTCGGCTACCTCGACCCTGATCAGTCGCGAGACGTCCGCGACATCATGCACTCCGACGTCGAGTTCGTCCACGACGCGGTCGCTGGCGTCGATCCGGACGCACAGACCGTCGAACTCGAGGAGACGGACGACCTCGAGTACGACTATCTCGTCGTCGCGACCGGCCATCGACTCGCGCCCGATGCGACGCCAGGGATGGTCGAAGCCTGGGAAGGTCCCGACCACGTGTACCCGTTCTACCACTACGAGGCGGCCCTCGAGATGAAAGAGGGACTCGAGGAGTTCGACGGCGGGACGTTCGTCGTCACCCAGCCGAACACGCCGATCAAGTGTCCCGGTGCGCCGCTGAAGATGACGATGCTCGCGGACGACTACTTCCGTCGGCGTGGCATCCGCGACGACGTCGAAGTGATCATGACCAGAAACGCCGAGCACCACTTCGGCGTTCAGCCCTACCGCGAGAAACTGTACGAACTCTGGGACGAACGCGACATCCAGTTCGAGGCGAACTTCTCCGTCGAGGAGATCGACCCCGACGCGGGCGTGATCCACGCGGCCGACGGCAGGGAGATCGACTACGACTTCTACGCGCCCGTGTCGCCCCAGTTCGGCCAGGAGGCGATCACCGAGAACTCGCCGTTGACCGAAGGCGACGACGAGAACGACGGCCAGTACGTCACGATCGACCAGTACACCCTCCAGCACACGGAGTACGACGACGTCTTCGCACTCGGTGACTGTGAGAACGCACCACACTCCAAGACGGCTGCTGCGGCCCGCAAGGAGGCACACATCGTCTCGAAGAACCTCGTGAGCGCGATGAACGACGAGCCGCTTCGAGCCGAGTACAGCGGATACGCGGCCTGTCCGCTGCTCACCGAGAAAGGCAAGGCGATGATGGCCGAGTTCGACTACGAGGACAGCATCTCCGCGCCAGTCAACAGTAAACTCAACTGGATCCTCGACGTGAACATCCTCCCGTCGGTCTACTGGGACGCCTGGATGCGCGGATACGACCCGCTTCCCTAA
- a CDS encoding rhodanese-like domain-containing protein, which produces MEGDDVEEALEDLPPSSKFIYKTLDRSGPMTLKGLTQETLLSSRTARYGLDQLEEAGLLESSPALHDGRQTCYRLGTDTDDETGDQQTLVTAEWVRDRLEEFERDDPDLCLVEADDEYDRGHVPSAVQVDIMADLVDVDGCGLADRETFERYLGERGITEDSTVVIYSVEENQYAAYLYWLFKYYRHTDVRLLDGGKHGWEETGYPMTTDEPSVTPREYVAQPADDRIRAYRTDIEAALARDVAIVDVRSSAEFRGERASPPGELPEARTAGHIPGTVHLQWSEVIDDDGQFRDQSDLEQLFRERGVTPDMETIVYCHVGERSALVWFVLSELLDHRHVANYDGSWIEWGNLVDAPVETDPDGQ; this is translated from the coding sequence ATGGAGGGGGACGACGTCGAGGAGGCTCTCGAAGACCTACCACCCAGCTCGAAGTTCATTTACAAGACGCTGGATCGTTCCGGACCGATGACGCTCAAGGGCCTGACCCAGGAGACGTTGCTCTCGTCGCGGACGGCACGGTACGGGCTGGACCAGCTCGAGGAAGCCGGGTTACTCGAGTCGTCGCCCGCGCTCCACGACGGTCGCCAGACCTGCTACCGACTGGGAACGGACACCGACGACGAGACCGGCGACCAGCAGACACTCGTGACGGCCGAATGGGTGCGCGATCGACTCGAGGAGTTCGAACGCGACGACCCCGACCTCTGTCTCGTCGAGGCCGACGACGAGTACGACCGGGGACACGTCCCCAGCGCCGTCCAGGTCGACATCATGGCGGACCTCGTCGACGTCGACGGCTGTGGGCTGGCCGACAGGGAGACGTTCGAGCGCTACCTCGGCGAGCGCGGCATCACGGAAGACAGCACGGTCGTCATCTACAGCGTCGAAGAAAACCAGTACGCGGCGTATCTCTACTGGCTGTTCAAGTACTATCGACACACGGACGTTCGTCTACTCGACGGCGGCAAACACGGCTGGGAAGAGACCGGATACCCGATGACGACGGACGAGCCGTCCGTCACCCCTCGAGAGTACGTCGCCCAACCGGCCGACGACCGAATTCGCGCCTACCGGACGGACATCGAGGCCGCACTCGCCCGAGACGTCGCCATCGTCGACGTTCGATCGTCAGCCGAGTTCCGCGGAGAGCGAGCGAGTCCGCCCGGCGAACTGCCGGAAGCGCGCACTGCGGGACACATCCCGGGGACCGTCCACCTCCAGTGGTCCGAAGTCATCGACGACGACGGGCAGTTCAGAGATCAGTCCGATCTCGAGCAGTTGTTCCGGGAACGTGGCGTCACGCCCGACATGGAGACGATCGTCTACTGTCACGTCGGCGAACGATCCGCGCTCGTCTGGTTCGTCCTCTCGGAACTGCTCGATCATCGCCACGTCGCGAACTACGACGGGTCGTGGATCGAGTGGGGGAATCTGGTCGACGCTCCCGTCGAAACCGACCCGGACGGACAGTAG